Proteins encoded together in one Micromonospora kangleipakensis window:
- a CDS encoding YbaB/EbfC family nucleoid-associated protein yields MTDQYDRPDGPLGRLTAARGSGDAAGGLVHVELDGTGDLIALDLDPRVMRLPSEDLAAAIREAFGTARAALQAALQEQLAAQPVTLPQGLGPLLNDLGFGAQRRLDDLTATAQQIADRLDRMGGAAPR; encoded by the coding sequence GTGACCGACCAGTACGACCGACCGGACGGCCCGCTGGGCCGCCTCACCGCCGCCCGGGGCTCCGGTGACGCGGCCGGTGGCCTGGTGCACGTCGAGCTGGACGGCACCGGCGACCTGATCGCCCTCGACCTCGACCCGCGGGTCATGCGGCTGCCCTCCGAGGACCTGGCGGCCGCGATCCGCGAGGCGTTCGGCACCGCCCGCGCCGCGCTCCAGGCCGCCCTGCAGGAGCAGCTCGCCGCGCAGCCGGTGACGCTGCCGCAGGGGCTCGGCCCGCTCCTCAACGACCTCGGCTTCGGCGCGCAGCGCCGGCTCGACGACCTGACCGCCACCGCGCAGCAGATCGCGGACCGGCTGGACCGGATGGGCGGGGCGGCGCCGCGATGA
- a CDS encoding toxin glutamine deamidase domain-containing protein has protein sequence MGLELPAELTEPLSWIGLEWPQADEELLFAAGQHWLSFGMTLQAAAERANGAAEAVGRYNTGDTVDAFEAWWRRDDGPQPRLLEDAIAAQLIGSVLMVFAAMTLAMKIAFIVQLIILLVQVTTAIAAAVATFGASTATVPGFIAVTRMACQRLIKMIVQQVRTVLKHILEQAKRMLKLARRVGAKRAARKVERQIAHDLKRVNPKFNPPHPDYSANCTHCVQTYELRRRGIDVEATALPKAYHPWGGRPLADIENTWGRRFTSGGQADIEKAFDNFGPGSRGVVAIQWKNGGGHVFNVENIGGKVRFIDGQNAGRDVADYFAQGHNTSFVRLDDIPMPGGLTQFVRPPG, from the coding sequence GTGGGTCTCGAACTCCCGGCCGAGCTGACCGAGCCGCTGAGCTGGATCGGTCTGGAGTGGCCGCAGGCCGACGAGGAGCTGCTCTTCGCCGCCGGGCAGCACTGGCTGTCGTTCGGGATGACGTTGCAGGCCGCCGCGGAACGGGCCAACGGGGCCGCCGAGGCGGTCGGCCGGTACAACACCGGCGACACCGTCGACGCGTTCGAGGCGTGGTGGCGGCGGGACGACGGCCCGCAGCCGCGGCTGCTGGAGGACGCGATCGCGGCGCAGCTCATCGGCAGCGTGCTGATGGTCTTCGCGGCGATGACGCTGGCCATGAAGATCGCCTTCATCGTCCAGCTCATCATCCTGCTGGTGCAGGTGACCACCGCGATCGCGGCGGCGGTCGCCACCTTCGGCGCCTCCACCGCCACCGTGCCCGGCTTCATCGCGGTCACCCGGATGGCCTGCCAACGCCTGATCAAAATGATCGTGCAACAGGTCCGCACAGTCCTCAAACACATCCTGGAGCAGGCCAAGCGGATGCTCAAGCTGGCCCGCAGGGTGGGTGCCAAGCGGGCCGCCCGCAAGGTCGAGCGGCAGATCGCGCACGACCTCAAGCGGGTCAACCCGAAGTTCAACCCGCCCCACCCGGACTACTCGGCGAACTGCACCCACTGCGTGCAGACGTACGAGCTGCGCCGGCGGGGCATCGACGTCGAGGCGACCGCGCTGCCGAAGGCGTACCACCCGTGGGGCGGGCGTCCGCTCGCCGACATCGAGAACACGTGGGGGCGCCGGTTCACCTCCGGCGGCCAGGCCGACATCGAGAAGGCCTTCGACAACTTCGGCCCGGGCTCCCGCGGCGTGGTCGCCATCCAGTGGAAGAACGGCGGTGGCCACGTCTTCAACGTGGAGAACATCGGCGGCAAGGTCCGCTTCATCGACGGGCAGAACGCCGGCCGGGACGTCGCCGACTACTTCGCCCAGGGGCACAACACCTCGTTCGTCCGGCTGGACGACATCCCCATGCCCGGCGGCCTCACCCAGTTCGTCCGACCACCCGGATAG
- the tsaD gene encoding tRNA (adenosine(37)-N6)-threonylcarbamoyltransferase complex transferase subunit TsaD: MADEPLILGIETSCDETGVGIVRGHTLLADALASSVEEHARFGGVVPEVASRAHLEAIVPTMDRALAEAGVTIADIDAIAVTSGPGLAGALLVGVAAAKGYAVAAEKPVYGVNHLAAHVAVDTLEHGPLPEPAIALLVSGGHSSLLLIDDLARGVTPLGSTIDDAAGEAFDKVARLLGLPFPGGPWIDREARAGDAGAIGFPRGLTAAKDLAAHRYDFSFSGLKTAVARWVEARQRAGEPVPVADVAASFQEAVCDVLVGKALDACRTNGVETLVIGGGVAANSRLRAMAEHRAAKHGIRVRVPRPKLCTDNGAMVAALGSHLVASGVAPSRLDLPADSAMPLTVVSV; this comes from the coding sequence ATGGCTGACGAACCCCTGATCCTCGGCATCGAGACCTCCTGCGACGAGACCGGCGTGGGCATCGTGCGTGGGCACACCCTGCTCGCCGACGCGCTGGCCTCCAGCGTCGAGGAGCACGCCCGGTTCGGCGGCGTGGTGCCCGAGGTGGCCAGCCGGGCCCACCTGGAGGCGATCGTGCCGACCATGGACCGGGCCCTCGCCGAGGCCGGGGTGACCATCGCCGACATCGACGCGATCGCGGTCACCTCCGGTCCCGGCCTGGCCGGCGCGCTGCTGGTCGGCGTGGCCGCGGCCAAGGGCTACGCCGTCGCCGCCGAGAAGCCGGTGTACGGGGTGAACCACCTCGCCGCGCACGTCGCCGTGGACACCCTGGAACACGGGCCGTTGCCCGAGCCGGCGATCGCCCTGCTGGTCTCCGGTGGGCACTCCTCGCTGCTGCTCATCGACGACCTGGCCCGCGGGGTGACCCCGCTCGGCTCGACCATCGACGACGCCGCCGGTGAGGCCTTCGACAAGGTGGCCCGGCTGCTCGGGCTGCCCTTCCCCGGCGGGCCGTGGATCGACCGGGAGGCGCGGGCCGGCGACGCCGGGGCCATCGGCTTCCCGCGCGGCCTCACCGCCGCCAAGGACCTCGCCGCCCACCGGTACGACTTCTCCTTCTCCGGCCTGAAGACCGCGGTGGCCCGCTGGGTGGAGGCGCGGCAGCGGGCCGGCGAGCCGGTGCCGGTGGCCGACGTGGCCGCGTCCTTCCAGGAGGCGGTCTGCGACGTGCTGGTCGGCAAGGCGCTGGACGCCTGCCGGACGAACGGCGTCGAGACGCTGGTGATCGGTGGGGGAGTGGCCGCCAACTCCCGGCTGCGGGCGATGGCCGAGCACCGCGCGGCGAAGCACGGCATCCGGGTCCGGGTGCCCCGCCCGAAGCTCTGCACGGACAACGGCGCGATGGTTGCCGCGCTCGGCTCGCACCTGGTCGCCTCGGGCGTCGCGCCGAGCCGCCTCGACCTGCCCGCCGACTCCGCCATGCCGCTGACCGTGGTCAGCGTCTGA
- the rimI gene encoding ribosomal protein S18-alanine N-acetyltransferase, with the protein MSAVRLSRFRWWHIDQVLPIEADLFGAEQWSPAMFWNELANGHHYLVATDDAGELLGYAGLIVAPPDEAWVQNIAVRRDAQRRGIGRLLLEALLAEAARRGARSTLLEVAADNGPAQRLYATYGFEPIGVRRGYYQPSNTDALVMRRNED; encoded by the coding sequence GTGAGCGCGGTACGGCTGAGCCGGTTCCGCTGGTGGCACATCGACCAGGTGCTGCCGATCGAGGCGGACCTCTTCGGCGCCGAGCAGTGGTCCCCGGCGATGTTCTGGAACGAGCTGGCCAACGGGCACCACTACCTGGTCGCCACCGACGACGCCGGTGAGCTGTTGGGCTACGCCGGGCTCATTGTGGCGCCGCCCGACGAGGCCTGGGTGCAGAACATCGCGGTCCGCCGGGACGCCCAGCGCCGGGGCATCGGCCGGCTCCTGCTGGAGGCGCTGCTCGCCGAGGCGGCCCGGCGCGGTGCCCGCAGCACCCTGCTGGAGGTCGCCGCCGACAACGGCCCGGCCCAGCGGCTCTACGCCACCTACGGCTTCGAGCCGATCGGGGTGCGGCGCGGCTACTACCAACCGAGCAACACCGACGCGCTGGTCATGCGGCGCAACGAGGACTGA
- the tsaB gene encoding tRNA (adenosine(37)-N6)-threonylcarbamoyltransferase complex dimerization subunit type 1 TsaB, with protein sequence MLVLVVDSSTPAVTAALVEVSADGVAARAQRCTVDARAHGELLAPQVDAVLADAGARPADLTAIVAGLGPGPFTGLRVGLVTAATMGQVLGIPTYGVCSLDGIGHPVAAGEPVLAASDARRREVYWAVYDGAGQRIAGPNVDAPAVAAERARDLAVTVAVGDGAHRYADVLGLPLRSEPRYPDATVLATLAAERIRAGAPGEPLTPLYLRRPDAVAATGHKPVLP encoded by the coding sequence GTGCTCGTACTGGTGGTGGACTCCTCGACGCCCGCGGTGACCGCGGCGCTGGTCGAGGTCTCGGCGGACGGCGTCGCGGCCCGCGCGCAGCGGTGCACGGTCGACGCCCGGGCGCACGGTGAGCTGCTCGCCCCGCAGGTCGACGCGGTGCTGGCCGACGCCGGCGCCCGTCCCGCCGACCTGACCGCGATCGTCGCCGGGCTCGGCCCGGGGCCGTTCACCGGGCTGCGGGTCGGCCTGGTCACCGCCGCCACCATGGGCCAGGTGCTCGGCATCCCCACGTACGGCGTCTGCTCGCTGGACGGCATCGGCCACCCGGTGGCGGCCGGCGAGCCGGTCCTGGCCGCCAGCGACGCCCGCCGCCGGGAGGTCTACTGGGCCGTCTACGACGGCGCCGGTCAGCGGATCGCCGGGCCGAACGTCGACGCCCCCGCGGTCGCCGCCGAGCGCGCGCGCGACCTGGCCGTCACCGTGGCCGTCGGCGACGGCGCGCACCGGTACGCGGACGTCCTCGGCCTGCCGCTGCGGTCCGAGCCGCGCTACCCGGACGCGACCGTGCTCGCCACGCTGGCCGCCGAGCGGATCCGGGCCGGCGCCCCCGGGGAACCGCTCACCCCGCTCTACCTGCGCCGCCCGGACGCCGTGGCGGCGACCGGGCACAAGCCGGTCCTCCCGTGA
- a CDS encoding helix-turn-helix domain-containing protein, which translates to MPESRLASQIAAALRRERGARLLTQQTLADLAGTSQAAVARVERGDRVPSIPLVERLFAALDRQLTVGVEPLDSATSTPGWRSWPPGR; encoded by the coding sequence GTGCCCGAAAGTCGCCTCGCCAGCCAGATCGCCGCTGCCCTCCGCCGGGAGCGCGGTGCCCGACTCCTGACCCAGCAGACGCTGGCCGACCTGGCCGGAACGAGCCAGGCCGCGGTGGCCCGCGTCGAACGCGGCGACCGCGTTCCCAGCATCCCGCTCGTCGAGCGCCTCTTCGCCGCGCTCGACCGTCAGCTCACCGTCGGCGTCGAGCCGTTGGACAGCGCCACCTCGACGCCCGGATGGCGGAGCTGGCCGCCCGGCCGCTGA
- the ung gene encoding uracil-DNA glycosylase translates to MLDDTPTLDLLALLPDEWRAALAAHLDPARTAALAGFVAREYATRTVFPPVEDLFSAYRLCGPAECRVLILGQDPYHKAGQAHGLSFSVREGVTVPPSLRNVFKELGEDLGVPKPRSGNLNGWAAQGVLLLNSVLTVRQATPGSHASSGWEEFTDATIRALDALDQRVVFLLWGGYARKKAALVTNPRHVVLEAGHPSPMNPRGFLGSRPFSAANKALADAGLPTIDWERSAG, encoded by the coding sequence ATGCTCGACGACACCCCCACCCTCGACCTGCTGGCGCTCCTCCCCGACGAGTGGCGGGCCGCGCTCGCCGCGCACCTCGACCCGGCCCGCACCGCGGCGCTGGCCGGGTTCGTCGCCCGGGAGTACGCCACCCGGACCGTCTTCCCCCCGGTCGAGGACCTCTTCTCCGCCTACCGGCTGTGCGGGCCGGCGGAGTGTCGGGTGCTGATCCTCGGGCAGGACCCGTACCACAAGGCGGGTCAGGCGCACGGGCTCAGCTTCAGCGTCCGCGAGGGGGTGACGGTGCCGCCGTCGCTGCGCAACGTCTTCAAGGAGCTGGGCGAGGACCTGGGCGTGCCGAAGCCGCGCAGCGGCAACCTGAACGGCTGGGCCGCGCAGGGTGTGCTGCTGCTCAACTCGGTGCTCACCGTCCGGCAGGCCACCCCCGGCTCGCACGCCAGCTCCGGGTGGGAGGAGTTCACCGACGCCACCATCCGCGCCCTGGACGCCCTCGACCAGCGGGTGGTCTTCCTGCTCTGGGGCGGGTACGCCCGCAAGAAGGCGGCCCTGGTCACCAACCCGCGGCACGTGGTGCTGGAGGCCGGCCACCCGAGCCCGATGAACCCGCGCGGCTTCCTCGGCAGCCGCCCGTTCAGCGCGGCCAACAAGGCGCTCGCCGACGCCGGCCTGCCCACCATCGACTGGGAGCGCTCAGCCGGCTGA